The stretch of DNA AGACCGACGTCGAGAAGGCGCGCGACTTGAAGAAGGCGTTCTCGCAATTCGTCGGCGAGTCGTTCTATGGCGAGATGTTTAAGGCGATGCGGCAGAGCGTCGGCAAGCCCGCCTACTTCCACGGCGGGATGGCGGAAGACCAGTTCCAGTCCCGGCTCGACATGCAACGGGCCCAGGACCTGGCAAGTTCGGAGAACAATCCGTTCGCCGAGGGCATGTTCGCCCAACAGTTCCCGGACGAGGCAAAGCTGCTCGCGGTGGAAAAGCCGTCGTCGGGCCTCGCGGACCTGGGCGCCCTGAGGAGGCGGTGAGACGAGCATGTTGGAAACTAACAAGCAACCAGCGACAGACCTAGCGATGACGCTCACTCCAGATACGCCGCCTTTTGACCCTGCCAACCTGCCGGCGACGGCGGACGGTTGGGAGGGCCCGCTCGGGCAGTTGCTCTCGGACCTGAGCGAGACGCAAACCGCGCTGCTGGACGTGCTGAGTCGTAAGCGCGACCTGCTGGTGAGCGGCGACCGCGAAGGGCTCGCCTCGATCCAACCCGAGGAGGAGAGCCTCGCCGCGCGGCTCATGGAGTGCCATCAACGCCGGCAGGGCTTGCTCGCCGCGGCCGCCGAGCGCGGGTTGCCGAAGAGCGACCTGCGTTCGCTCGCCGACGCGATGCCCGACGCAGCACGCAAGTCGTTACGGCCTAAGGTCCGCGAGGCGCAGGCACGGGCGCGACTTCTTCAGCATCAAAGCCTCGCCAACTGGGTGTTGGTCCAGAGGACGCTCCTACATCTGTCACAATTGATAGAGATAGTCGCTACCGGTGGTCAAAAAGCGCCGACCTACGAGAAGAACGGTCAATCTCGGGCCGGTGGGGTGCTGATGGACCGCGCCGCCTGAGCCGGCGCCGCTAGCAACCGCCGCGAACTTCAACACGAACCCCCCAAGCGCCATAAGGACCTGCTGATACGCGACTATGTCCCTGTTCGGTACGTTACAGACGTCGAGCAACACGCTTCAGGCCATGCAGATTGGCCTGCAAGTGGTGAGCAACAACATCGCTAACGCGAACACCCCCGGATTTATTCGCGAGAAGGCCAACTTCACCCCCGCCCCGATCCAGCGGCTGGGGAGTCTGAATATCGGCCTGGGGGTGATGGTTGATAGCATCACCCAGGTCACCGACAACTTTCTTGCCGACCAGTTACGCAACGCTTCGAGCGACCGCGTCAGCGCCGACATCCAGAACAACGCGTACAAGGGGCTCGAACAGCTCCTTGGCGAGCTTTCCGACTCCGACCTCAGCACGGCGCTGACCGAGTTCTTCGGCAGCATCGAGGACACCGTCAACCCGACGGCCGGCGACGCGATGAGCGTCCGCAACCTGGCGGTGCTAGAGGGCTCGCAACTCGCCGACGAAATCCGCCGCATCGAGAACCGCGCGAAAGACCTCCGCGACAGCTACGACACGCAGATCACGCAGTCGGTTGGTCAGATCAATCAACTGACCGAGCAGATCGCCAAACTCAACGTCCAAATTACGCAGGTCGAAGGCGGTTCAGCCGGCAAGAGCGACGCCGGCGCGCTCCGTTCAACGCGACAACAGGCCGTCAACAAGCTGACCGAACTCGTCTCGGCGACCGTTGTCGAACAGCCGAGCGGCGGCCTGAGCATCGCTGTCGGCGGCGAGTTTCTTGTCTTCGAAGGCCAGCGTCGCGACGTAGCGCTTGAGACCTCGGGCGTCGCGGAAGAGGCTCAGTCGCAGCTGATCTTCGTCGATACGGGAAAAGAACTCGATATCCGCAGCGGTCGGATCCAGGGTCTCTCGGCCGCCCGTGACGTGATCGTTGACGGGTTTCGTGAGAGCCTCAACGACTTCGCCGCGACGATGATCCACGAGTTCAACCTCGCTTACTCACAGGGGCAGGGACTCGAGGGATTCAAGACGCTCACCAGCGTGGAGAACGTCGATGACGCTTCCCTTGCGCTCGACGCGGCGGGCTTGGCGTTCGCTCCGAAGCACGGGTCGTTCGAGATTGCAGTGGAGAACGGCGACGCACCGGTCGCGAACTCCACGATTCGGATCAACCTGCGTGAAGACGGCAGCGAATTGAAATCGACGCTCGCGAACATCGCGGCCCAGATCAACGCGGTCGAGGGCCTCAACGCCTCGGTGAATTCAGAGGGCCGCCTCATCATCGAGGGGCAGAGCGACGAGGTCAGCTTCACCTTCGCCAAAGACACCAGTGGGTTTCTCGCCTCGATCGGCCTGAACACGTTCTTTACAGGGTCGGGCTCGATTGACATGTCGGTCAATCAAGAGCTCAGTGGCATCCGGAACGCCGACAAGCTGGCGCTCAGCCTCGACGGCCCGGGCGGCACCACACGCAACGCGACGGCCCTGGCGAGCCTGATCGATAAGCCGCTCGACTCGCTGGACGGCGCCTCGATCACCGAGCGCTACGACCAAGTTGTGAACGAACTCGCGCAGAACTCGACCGTCGCCGGTTCGGTGGCCGACGGACTCGGCGTGTTCGAGGCGACGCTCGCCAACGAATTCCAGGCGGTTAGCGGAGTCAACATTGACGAAGAGGCGATCGAGATGATCTCGCTCCAGCGGATCTACCAGGCGACCGCCCGGGTGATCTCGACGATCCAAGAAATGCTCGACACCCTCGTTAATCTCTAAACGCCACGTAACTCTCCAGGTAATAGTGCGATCGTGGCCTCGATTCAGCCCATCTCGACGACCCGTGTGACCGACGCGATGACGCGCGGTCGGCTCACGTCCCAGGTCCAGAACGATCAACTCGAGCTGTTCCGGCTGCAGAACCAACTCAGCACCGGCTATCGTATCTTCCTGCCGAGCGACGACGCGGCCTCGGCCCAGCGGGCGATGGCGCTGCAGCGGACCATCGAGCGGAAGGACCAGTCGCTGACGAACCTCCAGGGCGCGCGAACGGCGTTGGCGACGACGGACTCGGCGCTCAACGAGGTCAACCAGGGCCTCAACGAACTGAAGGCCTCCGCCCTTGGAGCCCTCGACAGCCTGTCATCCGACGAGGACCGGCAAGCCGTCATCGATCAGATCAATGAGCTGATGGACCAGCTGGTCCGTGTCGGCAATTCGACCCTGTCGACCAATTACTTGCTCGGTGGGGCGGAACGATCAAGCATCGCCTACCGCGAGACCTCTGAGGGTTACGTCGAGTATCTTGGCGACGAGTCGAGCCCTCAAACGTTCATCGACATCGGGCAACTGTTCAACACGGGCACTTCGGGCAACGACGTCTTCGGAGGACTCTCTGACGACATCCGCGGCAATTCGGACCTCAATGCGGCCCTCACCCGGGAGACGCGACTCGATCAGTTGAATAGCGGCGTCGGCGTGACGCCCGGCGGATCGATCGAGATACGCTTCGTGCCGACGCTTGGCACGTCGTCGGCGACGAGTTCGATCATCGACCTCTCGCAGGCCGAAACAATCGACGACGTCGCGCGGCTCGTCGAGGCCGGCGCGCCGGAAGGATCGGACATCGTCGTGGCGGTTGACGGCGACGGGCTCCGTATCGACGTGACCGGAGGCGGAATCACGATCAACGAGGTGGGCGTCGGAAAGACCGCCAAGGAACTAGGCATCCTCCAAACCGGCGCCCCGCAGGCGAGCGTTGCGGGTTCCGATCTCGACCCCACGATCAGCTCCGCGACCGACCTCAACGACCTCTTCGGCTCGAAAGCGCGGGGCAGGATCGTGTCCGGCGGCGTCGACAACGACATCGTGTTGACCGCCAACCGCAACGGCTCCGAGTACAACGGCGTCACGGTCAACTACGCCAACGATGGCTCAGCCGGACTAGAGACGGCCGATTACGACGCCATGACAAACACCCTAACGGTGCACGTATCGCCGGGCGTCACAACGGCAGTGGGCGTTAGGAACGCCATCAACTCGATGCCGGACCCGCCGTTTACGGCGGAGTTGGACTATCGTGACCAAACGACGCCCACATCGCGTGGCGGCGGGACGGTCCTGGCGGGCGCCGACCTTGGCGTCGCGATCGCGGGCGGCGTGGATGGACAGCTCGACCTCGACTCCGGCCTGCTTGTCACCAATGGGGCAGACACCTACACGATCGACACCTCGTCGGTGGAGACCGTCGAAGACTTGTTGAACGTGCTCAACAATCCGCAGTACGGGCTAGCGGCGACGATCAATTCGGCGCGGGACGGCATCGACGTCCGCACTCGCCGCAGCGGCGCGGACTTCTCGATCGGCGAGAACGGTGGAACGACCGCCACACAGCTCGGCATCCGCACCTACACCGAGGACGCGCGGCTGGCGGACTTCAATCACGGGGTTGGCGTCATTATCCCCGGCGACAACGACGCAGAGACGCTCGCGCAGAACAAGTTCCAGATCACGGTGACGGAGGACGGCGTCACGAATGTCTACGACATCGATCCTCTCGGCCTGACGACGGTTGGCGACCTGATCCAGCGGATCTCGGACGCCACGGGGGGCGCCGTCGTCGGGTCGCTGGCGGAAACGGGCAACGGGCTGGTGCTCACGGTCACCGACCCCGACCAACCCGCCGCGGCGGCGACAGGTTCGTTCTCGTTGGGAACAACTCCGGACACGGTCAGCATCACGGCTAACGCGACGGGCCCGGGCGGAAACCGCCCCTTCACGGTTGAGATCGTGGATAGCGGGGTCCCCGGACCGATCACCGCGACGGTCACCGACGACGCCATCGTGGTCGATCTCGCTGCTGTCACAACGGCAACGACAGCTGACATCGCCGCAGCGATTCAAGCCCAGCTGCCGGGCTTCACCGTCGAGTCGAGCGGAACGGACCCGATCACGGCGCCGGTCGCCCAGCAACCCGCCGCGACGATCGGCGGCGCCGATGCGAGCCACTTGGCGACCACCGCGTCGAGCGACTTCAACCTTCTCGGCGACACGATCACCATCGCGGCGGCCACACCGGGGTCCGAAGGGAACCTCCCCTTCAGCGTCGTCGTCCGCGATTCGACCGCCGGAGCGGGCACGGGGCCGCTCGAAACGACGTTCGACGCCGACACGAACACCATCACCGTGGACTTGCAAGGCGTCGACACGACGACCGACGCGATCGCCGCCAGCATCGAGGCCGCGCTGAGCGGCGTGACAGAAGTCCCCTTCAATGTCACGTCGAGCGGTTCGACGGCGGTGACTCTTGCCGACGTCTCACCGACGCCGACGCCGAGCACCGTCTCGAAAGACTACGCGCTGCTGGCCGATACGCTTACGGTAGCCACGGCGGCGGCCGGTGACGAAGACACGGTGCCGTTCAGCATCGTCATCAGTGACTCGACCGCCGGCGCCGGAACGGGCCCGCTCTCGACGACGTTCGACTCCGGCACGAACACGATTACCGTCGACCTGCAGGGTCAGGACACGACGACCGACGCGATCGCAACCAGTATCGAGAACGCGCTAAGCGGCGTCACGGCGGTTCCCTACACCGTCGCGTCGAGCGGCACGGCGGCGGTAACGCTTGCCGATGTCTCGCCGGCGGAGCTGACAAGCTCCGTCTCGAAGGACTTCCCGCTGCTGGGCGATACGGTCACGATCGAAACGGCGACAATCGACGACGCCAGCAGCGTGCCGTTCGACGTCGTCTTTATGGACTCGACGGACGGCGCCGGTTCGGGCCCGCTTTCGACGACGTTCGACCCCGACTCGAACACGATCACCGTCGACCTGCAGGGCGCCGACACGACGTCCGACGCGATCGCCGCCAGCATCGAGGCCGCGCTAAGCGGCGTCACCGCCGTTCCGTTCACGGTTTCGTCGAGTGGGACGGCGACCGTCACCGTCGCTGACGTCTCGCCGACCGAGCTGAACATCGCTGCGCCGACAGCCGGAGGCCGCGACAACGACTCGATCACGCTCACCGGCAACGTCGCCGAGCGGCTGGGGTTCCTCGCCGAAGGCGAAACCACCGTCATGGTCGAAGCGACCACGATCGCCTCCACCGACCGCAAGCCGCTCGAAGTCCAGAGCGTTTTCACCACCTTGCTGCGGATGCGGGAGGCGCTCGAGGCGAGCAACTCCGAAGCGCTGGGCCGTGCGACCAATCAGCTCGATGAAGACCTCGACAGGGTCTCTTTCGCCCGGGCCGAGGTCGGCGTCAGGTCGAGGACGCTCGACTCCGTCGAGCAACGGCTCGAAGACGAGTCGGTAACGCTCGAGACAGCGCTCTCCAACGAGATCGACGCCGACATGGCGGAAGTCATCTCCGAGTACATGCTGAAGCAGTACGCCTTGCAGGCGTCGCTCCAGACGGCCGGCACGCTGCTCAACATGACAATCCTTGATTTTATTTAGAGGCTAGAGGCTGGGGTCGCGGCTCGGGCATGACTCCCTCGTCCCTAGCCCCCCGCCCCTGGCCCCTCCGTAGTGCCCCAATCGGTGGATTTGGCTTAACTGCTGCAACTCCGTTGGCCGATCCTACCAGGGTAGAACCAAGCCGCTCAACGTGAGGGGCCCCGTGCGCCAAGGAGGGCGACCATGCAGATCAACACAACGCGATTCGGCGCGGTTGAGGTCCAACCATCCGACGTGCTGGAGTTCCCGCTCGGCCTGATCGGTCTGGAGCCTTGGACGAAGTGGGTAGTGCTCGCTGACGGCGAGAACCCCGGCCTCGGCTGGTTGCAATCGACCGAGCGCGCCGACCTGGCGTTGGCGGTCGTCAGCCCCCGCCGCTACGTGCCGGACTACAAGGTGCGGCTGTCGGCCCGCGACCTCTCGCCGCTGGAGGCGCCCGAGGGCGTCACTCCGCAGGTGGTCGTGGCGGTGAGCAGCCACGGCGTCGAAGGCCAAGGAGCGGCCCTCTCGCTGAACCTCAAGGCGCCGATCCTGGTCTGCCTCGAGACGCGCCGCGGCCGTCAGGTCGTCGCCAAGGACGACCATCCCGTCCAGCACTGGCTCGGCGGACCGGCGCAACTGCGTCGATCGGCCTAACGGGGTCGATCGGACTGAGGGGAGCGGGCTGTGCCGGTTGTGCCGGCGCGACTCGCTCAATGAGCCCCGTCGCCAGCGGGGTAAACGAATTAACCGGCTCTCCCAGGCGGTCTCTGAACGATCCGCTAGCGGCAGGCCGATAGCAATTACCGAAGCCAGGTAGCAGCCCTATCTGGATAGTTACGGCGCCGCGTGGTCGCCGTTCTCGCC from Botrimarina mediterranea encodes:
- a CDS encoding rod-binding protein translates to MIQSVSLGALSASKPANLPSQLANANGGETDVEKARDLKKAFSQFVGESFYGEMFKAMRQSVGKPAYFHGGMAEDQFQSRLDMQRAQDLASSENNPFAEGMFAQQFPDEAKLLAVEKPSSGLADLGALRRR
- a CDS encoding flagellar protein FlgN, translating into MTLTPDTPPFDPANLPATADGWEGPLGQLLSDLSETQTALLDVLSRKRDLLVSGDREGLASIQPEEESLAARLMECHQRRQGLLAAAAERGLPKSDLRSLADAMPDAARKSLRPKVREAQARARLLQHQSLANWVLVQRTLLHLSQLIEIVATGGQKAPTYEKNGQSRAGGVLMDRAA
- a CDS encoding flagellin N-terminal helical domain-containing protein, with the translated sequence MASIQPISTTRVTDAMTRGRLTSQVQNDQLELFRLQNQLSTGYRIFLPSDDAASAQRAMALQRTIERKDQSLTNLQGARTALATTDSALNEVNQGLNELKASALGALDSLSSDEDRQAVIDQINELMDQLVRVGNSTLSTNYLLGGAERSSIAYRETSEGYVEYLGDESSPQTFIDIGQLFNTGTSGNDVFGGLSDDIRGNSDLNAALTRETRLDQLNSGVGVTPGGSIEIRFVPTLGTSSATSSIIDLSQAETIDDVARLVEAGAPEGSDIVVAVDGDGLRIDVTGGGITINEVGVGKTAKELGILQTGAPQASVAGSDLDPTISSATDLNDLFGSKARGRIVSGGVDNDIVLTANRNGSEYNGVTVNYANDGSAGLETADYDAMTNTLTVHVSPGVTTAVGVRNAINSMPDPPFTAELDYRDQTTPTSRGGGTVLAGADLGVAIAGGVDGQLDLDSGLLVTNGADTYTIDTSSVETVEDLLNVLNNPQYGLAATINSARDGIDVRTRRSGADFSIGENGGTTATQLGIRTYTEDARLADFNHGVGVIIPGDNDAETLAQNKFQITVTEDGVTNVYDIDPLGLTTVGDLIQRISDATGGAVVGSLAETGNGLVLTVTDPDQPAAAATGSFSLGTTPDTVSITANATGPGGNRPFTVEIVDSGVPGPITATVTDDAIVVDLAAVTTATTADIAAAIQAQLPGFTVESSGTDPITAPVAQQPAATIGGADASHLATTASSDFNLLGDTITIAAATPGSEGNLPFSVVVRDSTAGAGTGPLETTFDADTNTITVDLQGVDTTTDAIAASIEAALSGVTEVPFNVTSSGSTAVTLADVSPTPTPSTVSKDYALLADTLTVATAAAGDEDTVPFSIVISDSTAGAGTGPLSTTFDSGTNTITVDLQGQDTTTDAIATSIENALSGVTAVPYTVASSGTAAVTLADVSPAELTSSVSKDFPLLGDTVTIETATIDDASSVPFDVVFMDSTDGAGSGPLSTTFDPDSNTITVDLQGADTTSDAIAASIEAALSGVTAVPFTVSSSGTATVTVADVSPTELNIAAPTAGGRDNDSITLTGNVAERLGFLAEGETTVMVEATTIASTDRKPLEVQSVFTTLLRMREALEASNSEALGRATNQLDEDLDRVSFARAEVGVRSRTLDSVEQRLEDESVTLETALSNEIDADMAEVISEYMLKQYALQASLQTAGTLLNMTILDFI
- the flgK gene encoding flagellar hook-associated protein FlgK produces the protein MSLFGTLQTSSNTLQAMQIGLQVVSNNIANANTPGFIREKANFTPAPIQRLGSLNIGLGVMVDSITQVTDNFLADQLRNASSDRVSADIQNNAYKGLEQLLGELSDSDLSTALTEFFGSIEDTVNPTAGDAMSVRNLAVLEGSQLADEIRRIENRAKDLRDSYDTQITQSVGQINQLTEQIAKLNVQITQVEGGSAGKSDAGALRSTRQQAVNKLTELVSATVVEQPSGGLSIAVGGEFLVFEGQRRDVALETSGVAEEAQSQLIFVDTGKELDIRSGRIQGLSAARDVIVDGFRESLNDFAATMIHEFNLAYSQGQGLEGFKTLTSVENVDDASLALDAAGLAFAPKHGSFEIAVENGDAPVANSTIRINLREDGSELKSTLANIAAQINAVEGLNASVNSEGRLIIEGQSDEVSFTFAKDTSGFLASIGLNTFFTGSGSIDMSVNQELSGIRNADKLALSLDGPGGTTRNATALASLIDKPLDSLDGASITERYDQVVNELAQNSTVAGSVADGLGVFEATLANEFQAVSGVNIDEEAIEMISLQRIYQATARVISTIQEMLDTLVNL
- the fliW gene encoding flagellar assembly protein FliW; the protein is MQINTTRFGAVEVQPSDVLEFPLGLIGLEPWTKWVVLADGENPGLGWLQSTERADLALAVVSPRRYVPDYKVRLSARDLSPLEAPEGVTPQVVVAVSSHGVEGQGAALSLNLKAPILVCLETRRGRQVVAKDDHPVQHWLGGPAQLRRSA